ATCGCCGAGTCCTGGTTGGCCATGGACGCGACCCGCGCGTCCTCCTGCGGGCCCTTGGCGACCTGGTCGTTGCCGTAGGTGGCCGGGTCGTAGTCCTTCAGGTACTGCTGGAGGTCGTAGCCCCCGGTGACGAAGGCCTCGCACCCCTCGGAGACGGCGTCGATCATCCCCTTCACCTTGATGATCTTCGGCGCGTTTCCGCCGGCGGCCAGCGCGGCCTTGAACTCGGCCCAGGTGGTGACGGTGTAGATGTGCTCGGCGTCGGCCGCCGACCCACCGGTGGTGCCACCTTCCGCCGAGCCCCACCCGTCACCGGCGCCGAGCACCTGCCGGCCGAGATCACGGCCCTGGCCCTGGGCCTGGGCGACACCGGTACCGGCGACCCCGAGCACGAGCGCGGTGCAGCCGACGACGGATGTCATGACATGGGCATGCCAGATACGAGGACGCATGTGTGCGGTTCCTTTCAAAGCAAAGGGGGATGTTGAGCGCCGCCCCGTCAGGGGCGCGGGGCTGTGTTCATGTGCGGCTCCGCCGCGTGGGCGCGACCACCCACAACGGACCCGCAGCCGAAAACCGGCCTACGAGCGGAGCACTACGCTTCCGGCCAGCTGATCCAGGAGTCGGGCACCTCTTCGTCGAGACGGCGCACGTCACGACGCGCGAGCACCCGACGGCGCAGCAACTCACCCGCGACCAGCCGGGCCACGGCAATCGCCCCCGGCGGGTTGAAGTGCGTGTTGTCCTGCTCGGTCGCGGTCCAGTTGAAGTACTTCTTGGTCTCCTCGACCCCGAGCTGCTGCCACAACGCGATGGACAGCGCCTGGATGTCGAGGACGGCGACACCCTCCTCCGCGGCGAGAGCGAGCGCCGCTGCCGGATAGTCGCCGTGGGTCGGCACGGCGTTGCCGCTCGCGTCGAACTTTCTGCGCTCGACGGAGGTGGCGAGCACCGGCCTGGCGCCCCGCGCCCGCGCACCGTCGATGTACTGGCGCAGGTGGTCCTGGTACGTCGTCCACGGCTCGGTGTACCGCGTGGGATCGGCGATCTTGGAGTCGTTGTGCCCGAACTGGATGACGAGGAAGTCCCCGGGCCGGATCGCCCCGAGGATGACGTCGAGCCGCCCCTCGTCGATGAAACTCTTCGAACTACGCCCGTTCACGGCGTGGTTGGAGACCGCGATCCCCTTCCCGAGGAAGAACGGCAGCGCCATCCCCCACCCCGTCTCGGGCGCGGCGTCGGCGTACTTCTGAGCGGCGGTGGAGTCGCCGGCGATGTAGAGGGTGCGCTGTCGCCGGGGCCCGCCGGAGGCCGCCGCGGCGGACGCGGGCCCGGTGGCGGCGACGGCGAGCGGAAGGGCGGCAAGAGCCGCGGTGCTGACCTGTCTACGAGTGAGCGACACGTGCGGGTGCCTTCCAGTAGGGCCCCGCGCCCCGTCTTTCAGGGGCGCGGGGCAACTGCGCGACCAGCCACAACCAACCCGCAGCCGGCCACGAATCGAACCGGACCGAGCTCTCAGCCCTTCTTCTGCTCATTCCACTCGGCCTGCGCCGTGTTCAGCTGCTCGGCCAGCGAGTCCAGGAACTCCTTCGCCGTGCTCTGCCCGTCCATCACCTTCTGGAAGGCGGGCTCGTTGTCGGCCTTGGAGATCGTGTTCCAGTCCGGCAGGTAGTACGGCAGCTGCACGATCGTCGTCGACCCGTCGCTCAGCGCGGCGGCGGCCAGCTTCGTCGGCTCGGCCTCGGAGATCCACGCGTCCTTCGCGGCGTCGTTGTTCGACGGCACCTGCCCGGCCGACTTGTTGAACTTGGAGTTCTCCTCGTGCGAGGTCGCGAACTCGATGAACTTCCAGGCGGCCTCCTTGTTCTTCGAGCTCTTGAACATGCCGAGCCCGTCGACCGGGTTGGACACCTGGACGCGCTTGCCACCGGGGCCGGTCGGCTGCGGGATGCCCCGGAACTTGTCGCCGAACGCCTTCACGTGGTCCTGGTAGGAGCCCAGGTTGTGGTTGAGCATGCCGATCGTGCCGGAGTCGAACTGCGCGACCATCTTGGTGAAGTCGTTGTTGAGGTCGGCCGCGGGCGTGACCTTCTTGTAGAGGCCCACGTACTTCTCCAGGGCCTCGACGTTCTTCGGGTCGTTCACGGTGGTCTTCTCACCGCTCGCGTCCCAGAACGAGGTGATCCCGGACTGCCCGTACATCGCGTCCAGCGCCTGCGCGATGGAGCCGGCGCCGCCGCGGATGGTGTAGCCGAACTTGTTCTTGTCCTTGTCGGTGAGCTTCTCGGCGGCCTCGTAGAACTTGTCCCAGTCCGTCGGATCGGCCAAGCCCGCCGCCTTGAAGAGGTCGGTGCGGTAGTAGAGGACACCGTTGTTGGCGGAGGTCGGGATCGAGTACAGGGCGTCGCCACCGCCGGCGGACTTCAGCGACTCGACCATCGCCTCGTTGAGCTTGCCGCTGAGGGAGGACTTGGAGAGCCGGTTGTCGAGGGGCTCCAGCGCGCCCTGCGCGGCGAACCCGGCGGCCATGGCCGCGCCGACACCGCCGACGTCCGGCAGGCCGCCGCCCTGGATGGCGGTGTCGACCTTGGACTGGTACTCGGTGGCGGCGATCCCGACGTACTCGACCTTGATGTCCGGGTTGGCCTTCTCGAAGTCGGCGATGATCTCCTTCCAGATCTCGGTGCGGACACCGCCGTTGTTGTCCCAGAAGAGAACCTTGCCCTTGCCGCTGCCCTCGGAGCCCTTGTCCCCGCCCGCGCCGCTGCCGTCGTCACCGCAGGCGGTGGCGGTCAGGGCGAGGACGGATCCGAGGGCGACGGCCACGGCGGCACGCCTGCTTCTGCGAATGCTGATCTTCATTGAACGGCTCTCTTCTTCTGGATACGAGGGTTATGAAGTTGTGGGGGGTCTGTGCTGTCTCCGGGGCGGACTCAGTGGCCGGCGCGACCGCGATGCGGCGCCCAGCCGTCCGTCCCCGCGAGGTACTTGGTGACCGTGTGGGCCGAGGTGTCGGAACGCTCGAGCTGCGGCCGGTCGGCGGTGACGGCGGCCCCGGGCCCGTACGTCCGGTACTCCGTGAACCGCGCGTCCTTCCAGGAGAAGCCGCTCATGTCCGTCCACGGCGACGACTTGATCGCGGCGGGCAGTTCGGTCTCCCGGAACAGCACCTGGGCGATCGCGTCCGGCTCGCCGCCCGGGTGCCAGGGCCGGCCGAGGTGGTACGTCCCGGCGGGCGCGTCGCTGACGACCTTCGACCGGGTGATGAGGAACCCGTAGGGGTTCTCCTTCCAGGTCGAGGCGGCCGTGATGTAGCCGTTGTTGCTGTCCGAGCCCCGGCTGAGCGCCTTGATCAGGGAACGCTCGATGACGGTGGTGACCCGGCCGTAGATGAAGTCGACATCGCCCTCGATGTACGAGTCGCGGATGTAGACGCGGCTGATGACGTCGAGCTTGGGGCTGTCGGTCATCAGCGTGTCCTGGTTGCCCAGGAAGGCCGTGTTCTCGAAGACGATCCGGTCGCCGGTGGTCTTCATCGCGAGCGCCTGCTCGCCGTTCACCTCGTGCGCGGCCTCGTCGAAGTCGTTGCTGAAGGTGAGGTTGCGGGCGGTCACGTCACTGGCGAGGATCCGCACGGTGGCGCTGCCGTTGGAGCCGCCGTTCGCTGCGGGCGTGTCGAAGACGATGACGGTGTCCGAGCGATCTTGTCCAGTCCCCTGCAGCACCAGGTTCGGCTTGTTCGCGGGGATCAGGACCTTGGCGCGGTAGATGCCGGGCGCGATGCGGATCGTGACGGTGCCGTCGTTGCCGGCGGGCACGGCGTCCACGGCTGCCTGCACGGTCGCGTAGTCGCCGGGGACGTTCAGCACGGTGTTCGTGCCGATGCCCTTCTGCGGGCCGGAGAACCGGGTGACCAGCGCGGGGACGGCGGCGGCCGGGTCGAGCCGGTAGCGGTAGAAGTCCCTCGGGTCGAAGGCCGTGCCCCAGGCCTCCTGCCGTCCGGTGACGTTCTTCAGGATCGACCCGCGCTGAACCAACTCGGCGGTGGCGTCGGCCTGGTAGGGGTGCTGGACACCGTCGTAGTAGCTGTTCTCGATGACCATCCTGGTCCGGCCGCGCGCCCAGTTCCCGTACGTCCACACGGGGTCGCCGTCGGCCACCTGCGCCGAGAGGTAGTTGTTGTAGAGGTGGGCGTAGGCGCAGTTGTCGGCGGAGGGGTTGCGCTGTTTGGTGCCGGTGAACCAGTTGTGGTCGATGGTGATCTCGGTTTGGACATTGGTCGTCCAGCCGATGCCGAGGGCCTTGTTGTGGTTCCTGAACTGGTTGTGGGAGACGGTGACGTACCGGCTGTCCTTGCGGATGTCGAGGAGCCCGTCGCCCATGTGCTCGAAGCGGTTGTGGTCGATCCAGACGTGGTCGACGGTGTCCATCTGGATCGCGTCGAAGTCGGTGGTCTTGCCGTCCCAGTCGCCCTCGACGTAGGAGTCCCGGATCGTCAGATTGCGGATGATGACGTTGCTGGTGCCGGGGTTGAGGTGCAGTTCGCCGTGGACGATTTCGGCACTGTCGCCGACGCCGATGATCGTCTTGTTCGAGGTCACGACGACGTCGGAGCCGAAGGGTTCGACGTCGACGGTCCCCTTGACCCGGATGACGTACGGCTCCTCGGCGGACGCGTACCGCACCAGGGAGGCCTGGTCGGTGACGGTCACGACCTTGCCGCCCGCGCCGCCGGTGGTGCCGCCGTCGAGGGAGGCGAAGCCGTGGGGGCGGTCGCTCCAGCGGGGTGCCGCGCCGTACCCGGCGGTGGCGTCGGCGGCCGTGGCGGGCCCGGCGGCCTCCGCCGGGGTGAACGCGCCGACGACGAACGAGGCGATCAGGGCGGTGACGGCGGCGAGGGCTCTCCCCTTGTGCGGCAAGCGCTTGCTACGGAGGTGCGTCATTGCGGCTCCCAACAGGCGTACGAGGACTGCGGTCAGGCGGTGCCGTCCGGTGCGGCGGTGATCCGGAACTGCGTGAACGTGGCCGCCCCGGCGTGGCCCCCGCCGGTGGGCGCGACCGCGAAGAGGCCGAGCAGGGCGCCGACCCAGCGCCAGGGGGTGGCGGCGAAGACCTGTCCCGAGGGCTGCCACCCCTCCCCCACGTCGAAGGAGAACCGGCAGCGTGCCCCGGCCGAGGTCTCGATCCGCAGCCGGGCCCGCCCCCCGGGCGCCGGACGGGCGTGATCGGCGTCCCGTTCCCGCTCGGCGACGGTCTCGGCGAACCGGTGGACCAGATGCACGCTCCCGTCGGCACCCCGCTGGAGCCCGATCCAGCGGAACGCGTCCCCGAGCACCGCGAGCCCGGCGCGCGCCCCCGGTTCCTCGCTGTCGAGCCTCAGCTCCACCTCGATGACCGCCGGGATCCCCGGCAGCCGCTGTGTGAGCACATTCGCCAGTTTCCGCAGGTCGTGCGCGTGCACGGAGCGCACGCACGTGAGCCGCAGCCCGTCGCCGGAGTGCTGGGTGGCCCAGCCGTCCTGCGGGTTGGCGGTCCACTGCCACTGGCGTCCGAAGCGGCCGCCGGGGAAGTCGTCGTCGGTGGCGGGCGCGGCCGCCGGCTGCGCCGGCAGCGCCGGCTTGCGGTGGACGGCGACGGGGGCGCCGTCGTCGCCGAGCACGGGCCAGCCGTCGGCGCCCCAGCGCATCGGCTGGAGGTGGACGACCCTGCCGTACGCGCCCCGCTGCTGGAAGTGGAGGAACCAGTCCTCGCCGGCCGCCGTGCGCACCCAGCCGCCCTGGTGCGGCCCGTTGACGTCGGTGTCCTTCTGCTCCAGGACGATCCGCTCCTCGTACGGGCCGAAGAAGTCGCGGGAGCGTAAGGCGCCCTGCCAGCCGGTCTCCACTCCCCCGGCGGGGGCGAAGATCCAGTACCAGCCGTCGTGCCGGTAGAGCTTGGGGCCCTCCAGCGTGAACCAGCCGGGGAGCCGGTCCGCGTCGACGATCACCTTGCCCTCGTCGAGCAGACCCGTCCCGTCGGGCCGCATCCGGTGGCCGGTGAGCCGGTTCTTGACGCCGGAGCGGGACTTGGCCCAGGCGTGCACGAGATATGCCTCGCCGGTCTCCTCGTCCCACAGCGGGCACGGGTCGATGAGTCCCTTGCCCTCCTTGACCAGGTGCGGCCGGGTCCAGGGGCCCCTGATCCCGGGGGCGTTGACCTGGAAGACGCCCTGGTCGGGGTCGCCCCAGAAGATCCAGAACCGGTCGTCGAAGTGGCGCAGCGAGGGCGCCCACACCCCGCAGTCGTGGCGCGGTGCCCTGAACTCGGCGGCGGGTTCGAGGTGGTGCAGCGCGTGGCCGACGAGCGTCCAGTTGACCAGGTCCCGGGAGTGGAGCAGGGGAAGGCCCGGGGCCCGGCCGAAGCTGGAGGCCGTCATGTAGAAGTCGTCGGCCACGCGCAGGACATCGGGGTCGGACCAGTCGGCGTCGAGGACGGGGTTGCGGTAGGTGCCGTCGCCCCGGTCGGCGGAGAAGGCGGGTGCGCTCACCGAGGTGGTCACGGGCTCACCGCCTTGCGGACGAGGGCCGCCGCCTCGCCCCGGTCGAGGGTGCCGTCGGCGACGACGGTGACGACCCGGCGTACGGCCGTCCCGCCCGGCTCGATGGGGAGACGGTCGGTGTGGGCGAGGGAGGAGCCGACGCCCGGGTACTCGTCGGCGCGGACGAACCAGGGGTCGCGCCGTGTGGTGTCGGTGGCCCCGGCGAAGACGAGCGTCCAGGTGGCGCCGGCCAGGGCGAGCCAGTCGGCGCGGCTGCCGTGGACCTCGGCCTCGCCCTCCGCCTCGGCGGTGAAGACGCGGGGTGCCTCGGCCTCCTTGCGGGCCCGCCAGAAGAAGCCGCCGTACGCGGCGCCGGGGCGGCCGTTGGTGGCGGGGCTGCCGATCGACACCGGGGCGTCGGTGATGTTGGTGAGGGAGAAGGTGAAGTCCAACGCCCAGGCGGAGTCGGTCAGTTCGGTGGCCGCGACGGTACGGCGCTCGCGCAGCCACTCCCGGCCCGCGGCCACCCAGCGCAGTTCCTCGACGAAACCGTCGGGGTCGCGCAGTTGGAAGGCGGTGTGGCGCTGGGAGCCGTGGTTGTCGAGCTCGGTCGGGCCCTGGTCGCGGACGTAGGTCCGTCCGCCCCAGAAGTTGTGCCCCTCGACGTCGGGAACGGCGACACCGACGCCGAGGTGGTGGAGGTGGTCGGCGGGACTCAGCTCGGTGACCGCCGTACCGGACAGGGTGGTGACGGGATGCAGACAGGGGCGCGGGGAGAGCCGTTCCGGCAGCTCGGGCCGGGTGAGGTAGCGGCCCACCGGGCGGCCCGCGACGCGCAGGATCAGGGAGTCGTCGGTGATCGTCATGTGCTCACCTCTTTCGCCGGTGCTTCGGGGAGCGCCCAGGGGGCGCCGAGTTCGGAGTAGAGGGCGAGGTCGTCGGCGGCGGCCGCGACGAGACCGTCGATGCCGTCGACGACCCGGCGGTCCTCGTCGGGCAGCCGGTGCCAGGCGTCGGCCGGGAGCGCGACCGGGTCCGGGGCGGTGCGGATCGCCTCCACGACCTTCATGAACGCGCCGGTCACCTCCGGCGGGACCAGCAGTTCGGTGCCGTCGACGAGATGGTCGACGAGGTTCTCCAGCAGGTCCGTGCGGCCGTACTCGATCTCCTCCGGACCGTGTCCGGCGCGCTGGACGAGCACCCGGTCCTGCTTGTACCAGAAGGTGATCCGGCCGCTGGTGCCGTGCACGACGTTGTACGGGTCGTCCGGGTCCTCGGCGCACAGCGTGGCGGCGACGGTGATCCGGCCGCCGCCGGTGGTGGTGATCCGGACGCAGGAGGTGTCGTCGGACTCGATGTCGTTGGCGCGCAGCAGCTCGGTCTCGATGCCGGCGACGTCCTCGGCACGGCCCGCGTCGGCGAGGGCCAGGCCGGTGGCGACGGCGTGCGCGAGGGGGTTGGTGAGCGCCCCGTCGAGCACGTCCACACCGTTCATGCGCCGCTTCCCGGCCCAGGGCGCGCGCCGGTAGTACGCCTCGGCGCGGGCCCAGGCACCGGCGCCGCCGATGCCGACGACGTCGCCGATCAGGCCCTCCTCGACCATCCTGCGGATCGCGGGCAGGGCGTGCGAGCCCAGCGACTGGAAGCCGATCTGACAGACCGTCCCGGCCGCCGCGACCCCGTCGGCCATCCGGCGGAACTCGGCGTACGACGGGGCCGGCGGCTTCTCCAGCAGGACGTGGACGCCCCGCTCGGCGGCCGTCAGCGCCAGGTCGGTGTGGGTGGGGATGGGCGTGCAGATCACGGCGATGGCGGCGCCCGTGGAGTCGAGGAGCGCCCCGAAGTCGGCGGACTGCTCGGGCGTGCCGAGGCCGTCGGGGATCTCGTCGGCGCCCAGCGGGGTCAGTTCGCAGATCCCGGCGAGCCGGACGATCCCCTTGTCGGCGAGGCGCCGGATGTTCTCCAGGTGCCAGCGGCCGTGGCCGCGGGCGCCCGCGAGGACGAGCGGAAGCGGGTTCTCGTACGTGGTGGTGGTCATCGGATCCTCCCTGCGCCCGCGCCGCGTGCCACCTCTCGGTCGGCCCTCCCGGCGCTGTCGATCTTTTGGTGCAGGGTAGGCGTCCAGCCCACGTCGGCCGTGAGATCCCGCTCGCTGCCGGAGTTGTAGGCGTTGTGGATGGCCAGGAGATCCACCGGATAGCCGTTGAAGAGGGTGCCCGTCTGGTGCAGGGCGGTGCCGTTCCAGCTCTTGACCAGGTCGGCGACCTCGATGTGGCCGGGGGTGGTGAACGCGTTGTTCTCGGCGTACACGGCGGACTCGGTGGAGACGCCCAGGGAGTAGCGGTAGTCGTGGGCGTCGGCCGGGACGACGTACCGGTTGTTGTAGAGGTGCACCTGTCCGAACCGGACGCGCGGCGCGCGCTGCACGACGTTCTCGAACTGGTTGTGGTGCAGCGTCACCCGCAGCTTGCCCCGGTCGCCGGTGGCCGTGTCGCCGTTGCCGATCAGGATGCCCTTGTCGTGGTCGGCGAAGCGGCTCCAGGAGACGGTGACCAGGTCGGAGGCGTTGGTGATGTCGAGCAGGCCGTCGTGCCGGAGGTAGTTGCGGCCGAAGTACGTCGGCTCGTCCTCGTCCGGGTGCCCCTGGTCGGAGATCGTGACGTGGTCGATCCAGACGTGGCTGGAGCCGCGCACCCAGATGTTGTCGTACGCCGTCTTCCAGTCGCCGAGGCCGCCGGTGTTGGGCTGCCAGAGGGGGAAACAGTCGTAGGCGTCGCGGAGTTCGAGGTCGCGGACGATGACGTTGTCCGCGCCCCTGAGCTGGAGGCTCGCGCCCTTCAGGACGGCACCCTTCAGGCCGACGATGGTGGTGTTGGAGCCGACGGCCAGCTCGACCCGCTCGGCCTGCCGCGCCGCCGACGCCTGGCGGGCCTCCTCCTGGGGGCCGCTGGGCTTGGCGGAACCCCAGGTGCGGGGGTCGTAGGCGGCCAGGTACTTCCGCAGGTCGTAGCCGTCGGTCGCGTAGTCGGCGCAGTCGAGCTTTCCGCCGTCGTCGGACGTGTTGGCGTCGATGGTCCCGGCGATCCGGATGATCTTCGGGGTGGCGCTGCCGCCGTCGAGCGCGCGCACCAGTTCGGCGCGGGTGCGGACGGTGAGGACATGGGCGTCGTCTGCGGTGGAACCCCCCGTGGTACCACCGTCGGCGGCCGCCCAGCCGTCGTCCGTCGCGAGCGTGTCCCGGCTGATGTCCCGGTCGGCGCCCCGGGACTCCGCCCCGGCCGGGGTGGTGAGCGTGGCGCCCAACACCCCCGCGAGGGCGAGGAGTTGCAGACTCCTCCTGCGTCCGCTCATCCCTTCACCGCCCCCGCGCTGAAGCCCGTGATCAGCCACTTCTGGATGAAGGCGAAGACGATGACCACCGGGACGGCGGCGATGATGCCGCCGGCGGCCAGCGCGCCCAGGTCGACGCTGTCGGCGCTGAGCAGGGTGTTGAGGCCGACCGGGATGGTCTGCTTGGCCTGGTTGTTGAGGAACATCAGGGCGAAGAGGAAGTGGTTCCAGGAGTGCACGAAGGCGAAGGAGCCGACGGCGATCAGGCCGGGCCGCAGCAGCGGCAGCACGACCACCCGGAACGCGGTGAAGCGGTTGCAGCCGTCCACCCAGGCCGCTTCCTCCAGCGAGTACGGCACGTTCTTGATGAAGTTGCTGATCAGGATGATCGACAGCGGCAGCTGGAAGACCGTCTCGGCGAGGATGACGCTGCCGAGCGAGTTGATCATCCGCAGCTCGGCGAAGATCTGGAACAGCGGCACGAGGAGCAGTGCGCCCGGCACGAACTGGGAGCACAGCAGCGCCAGCATGAACCCGCGCTTGATCTTGAAGTCGAAGCGGGCGAGGGCGTAGCCGCCGGCCAGGGCGACCAGGGTGGTCATCACCAGGGTGACCACGCCGACCAGCACACTGTTCTGGAAGTAGATGCCGAACGAACGCTCGTTCCACACCTTCTCGAAGTGCTCGAACGTCATCGGCCAGGGCACGAGCGAGGTCGAGCCGGGCTTGCGCAGCGCGAACAGCAGGATCCAGTAGAAGGGGACGAGGGTGAAGACCAGGTAGATCGACAGCGGGAGGTAGATCTGCCAGCGGGGGACCTCGTCCCAGGCGCGGTGGACCTTGCCCGGTCGCTGCGGGGGCTCCTCGGCCGTGGGCGCGGGCCGCGTCGGGGCGACCTTCTCGGCGTCCTTGGTGATCACTTGGACTCGCCTCCGAACTTGCTCAGCCGCAGATAGACCATCGAGCAGAAGAGCAGGATCACGAACGCGACCGTGGTCAGGGCGGACGCGTAGCCGAAGTTGTGGGCGTCGACGGAGGTGTTGGCGATGTACAGCGGGAGCGTCGTCGTCACTCCGGCCGGTCCGCCGCCCGTCAACGTGTAGAGCAGGTCGACGTTGTTGAACTCCCACACCGCGCGCAGCAGCGTGGAGAGGATGATCGCGTCCTTCAGGTGCGGCAGCGTGATGTGCACGAACTGCCGTATGCGGCTGGCGCCGTCGACCTCGGCGGCCTCGTACAGGTCCTTCGAGATGGACTGGAGGTCGGCGAGGATGAGGATCGCGAAGAAGGGGACACCGCGCCACAGGTCGGCGACGATCGCCGCCGAGAAGACGGTGGAGGTGTCGGAGAGCCAGCTGGTGCCGTACTCGCCGATGCCCATGTCCGCGAGGTAGCGGGTGATGCCGGTCTGGGAGTTGTAGAGCAGCACCCAGATCGCGGAGGTCAGCACGCCCGAGACGGCCCAGGGCGAGAAGACCAGCGCGCGGCCGATGGCGCGGCCGACGAACGTCTGGTTGACGATGAGCGCGAGGGCGAGACCGAAGAGCAGCTGCAGCGAGACCTCGACGATCACCCACTTGGCGCTGAAGACGAGGGTGTCCCAGAAGAGGGGGTCCTCGGTGAAGGCGTGGACGAAGTTGTCGAAGCCGGCGAAGCCGTTCCGCCAGGGCTTCGTGGGGTTGTAGTGCTGCAGGCTGTAGTAGAAGACGCTGATGACCGGATAGGCGATGAAGCCCAGCATGAGCAGGGCGGCCGGGGCGATCAGCAGGTACGGCAGCCTGCGCGGGGTCGCGGAGGCACGGCGCGCACTGCTCCGCGCACGGCTCCGCCGGGGCGGCGCGGGCGGCTTCGCCACGGCTGCGGCTTGGGCCATGACTGGGGCTCCGTTTCTGGGTGTGTCGTGGTGCGTTGCGGTGCGTCGTGGTGCGTCGTGGCGCTTTGGGTGCGTCGGGGTGCGTCGTGGTGCAGGAAGCGCTTTCTCGCTGTGCGTGGGTGTGCGGGGCGCGGTTCGGGGTGCGGCTTGTGGTGCGTTGGCGGGTGCGGGTGCGTGGGGGCTGGTCGCGCAGTTCCCCGCGCCCCTACGGGGCGCTCAGCCCGCGTACGGGTCCGGGACCATGCCCGGTCTGGCCAGGAACTCGAAGTCGCAGCCGGTGTCGGCCTGGGTGATCTGGTCGTTGTAGAGCGCGCCGTAGCCGCGTTCGTAGCGGGTGGGCGGTGGCGTCCACTCGGCGCGGCGGCGCTCCAACTCCTCGTCGTCCACGTTGAGTCGAAGTGTGCGCGCCTCGACGTCGAGGGTGATCGAGTCACCGGTGCGGACGAGGGCGAGGGGGCCGCCGATGTACGACTCCGGCGCGATGTGCAGGACGCAGGCGCCGTAGCTCGTGCCGCTCATCCGGGCGTCGGAGATCCGCACCATGTCCCGGACGCCCTGCTTCAGCAGGTGGTCGGGGATGGGCAGCATCCCGTACTCGGGCATGCCCGGCCCGCCCTTGGGGCCGGAGTTGCGCAGCACCAGCACGCTGTCGGCGGTGATGCCGAGGGACGGGTCGTTGATCGTCCGCTGCATGGTCCGGTAGTCGTCGAAGACGACCGCGGGGCCGGTGTGCTTCAGCAGGTGCGGCTCGGCCGAGATGTGCTTGATGACCGCGCCGTCCGGGCAGAGGTTGCCGCGCAAGACGGCGACCCCGCCCTCGGTGGCGACCGGGTTGTCCCGGGTCCGGATCACGTCGTCGTTGTGGACGAGCGCGCCGTCGAGCTGTTCGCGCATCGTGTCGTACGAGACGGTCGGCCGGTCCAGGTGCAGCAGGTCGGTGATCCGGGACAGGAACCCGGGGAGGCCACCGGCGAAGTGGAAGTCCTCCATCAGGTACGTCCGGCCGCCGGGCCGGACGTTGGCGAGCACCGGGACCGTACGGGCGACGCGGTCGAAGTCGTCGAGGGTGAGCTTGACGCCCGCGCGGCCGGCCATCGCGATGAGGTGGATGACCGCGTTGGTGGAGCCGCCGAGTCCGAGGACGGTGGTGACGGCGTCCTCGAAGGCGTCGGCGGTGAGGATGTCGCTCAACTTCCGGTCCCTGCGGACCAGTTCGACGATACGGAGACCGGCGGCGGCCGCCATGCGGTCATGGCCCGAGTCGACGGCCGGGATGCTGGACGCGCCCGGGACGGTGACCCCGAGGGCCTCGGCGGCGGCGGTCAGCGTGGACGCCGTCCCCATGGTCATGCAGTGGCCCGGCGAACGCGCGAGACCGGACTCCAGCTCGGTCATCTCGCAGTCGCCGATGAGCCCGGCGCGCTTGTCGTCCCAGTACTTCCACATGTCGGTGCCGGAGCCGAGGACCTCGTTGCGCCAGTGCCCCGGCAGCATGGGCCCGGCGGGCACGAACACGGCCGGCAGGTCGACGGAGGCCGCGCCCATGAGCAGCGCGGGCGTCGACTTGTCGCAGCCGCCCATCAGCACGGCCCCGTCGACGGGGTACGAGCGCAGCAGCTCCTCGGTCTCCATCGCGAGCATGTTGCGGTAGAGCATGGGGGTCGGCTTCTGGAAGGTCTCGGAGAGGGTCGAGACCGGGAACTCCAGCGGGAAGCCTCCGGCCTGCCACACCCCTCGCTTGACCGCCTGCGCGCGATCCCGGAGGTGCACATGACAGGGGTTGATGTCCGACCAGGTGTTGAGGATCGCGATGACCGGCTTGCCGAGGTGCTCCTCGGGGAGGTAGCCGAGCTGGCGGGTGCGGGCCCGATGGCTGAAGGAACGCAGGCCGTCGGTGCCGTACCACTGGTGGCTGCGGAGTTCTTCGGGCTTCTTCACACGGAGCTCTTCGGGCTGCGTCGTACGCGGCTCTTCGGGGTGCGTCATGTCGGTCGGCTCGTTCATATCGACCATCCGGCGGCGATGGCCGCGACCTCGGCGCGTTCGTCC
This genomic stretch from Streptomyces deccanensis harbors:
- a CDS encoding PmoA family protein; its protein translation is MTITDDSLILRVAGRPVGRYLTRPELPERLSPRPCLHPVTTLSGTAVTELSPADHLHHLGVGVAVPDVEGHNFWGGRTYVRDQGPTELDNHGSQRHTAFQLRDPDGFVEELRWVAAGREWLRERRTVAATELTDSAWALDFTFSLTNITDAPVSIGSPATNGRPGAAYGGFFWRARKEAEAPRVFTAEAEGEAEVHGSRADWLALAGATWTLVFAGATDTTRRDPWFVRADEYPGVGSSLAHTDRLPIEPGGTAVRRVVTVVADGTLDRGEAAALVRKAVSP
- a CDS encoding Gfo/Idh/MocA family protein, whose translation is MTTTTYENPLPLVLAGARGHGRWHLENIRRLADKGIVRLAGICELTPLGADEIPDGLGTPEQSADFGALLDSTGAAIAVICTPIPTHTDLALTAAERGVHVLLEKPPAPSYAEFRRMADGVAAAGTVCQIGFQSLGSHALPAIRRMVEEGLIGDVVGIGGAGAWARAEAYYRRAPWAGKRRMNGVDVLDGALTNPLAHAVATGLALADAGRAEDVAGIETELLRANDIESDDTSCVRITTTGGGRITVAATLCAEDPDDPYNVVHGTSGRITFWYKQDRVLVQRAGHGPEEIEYGRTDLLENLVDHLVDGTELLVPPEVTGAFMKVVEAIRTAPDPVALPADAWHRLPDEDRRVVDGIDGLVAAAADDLALYSELGAPWALPEAPAKEVST
- a CDS encoding pectate lyase family protein, producing MSGRRRSLQLLALAGVLGATLTTPAGAESRGADRDISRDTLATDDGWAAADGGTTGGSTADDAHVLTVRTRAELVRALDGGSATPKIIRIAGTIDANTSDDGGKLDCADYATDGYDLRKYLAAYDPRTWGSAKPSGPQEEARQASAARQAERVELAVGSNTTIVGLKGAVLKGASLQLRGADNVIVRDLELRDAYDCFPLWQPNTGGLGDWKTAYDNIWVRGSSHVWIDHVTISDQGHPDEDEPTYFGRNYLRHDGLLDITNASDLVTVSWSRFADHDKGILIGNGDTATGDRGKLRVTLHHNQFENVVQRAPRVRFGQVHLYNNRYVVPADAHDYRYSLGVSTESAVYAENNAFTTPGHIEVADLVKSWNGTALHQTGTLFNGYPVDLLAIHNAYNSGSERDLTADVGWTPTLHQKIDSAGRADREVARGAGAGRIR
- a CDS encoding carbohydrate ABC transporter permease codes for the protein MITKDAEKVAPTRPAPTAEEPPQRPGKVHRAWDEVPRWQIYLPLSIYLVFTLVPFYWILLFALRKPGSTSLVPWPMTFEHFEKVWNERSFGIYFQNSVLVGVVTLVMTTLVALAGGYALARFDFKIKRGFMLALLCSQFVPGALLLVPLFQIFAELRMINSLGSVILAETVFQLPLSIILISNFIKNVPYSLEEAAWVDGCNRFTAFRVVVLPLLRPGLIAVGSFAFVHSWNHFLFALMFLNNQAKQTIPVGLNTLLSADSVDLGALAAGGIIAAVPVVIVFAFIQKWLITGFSAGAVKG
- a CDS encoding carbohydrate ABC transporter permease, whose translation is MAQAAAVAKPPAPPRRSRARSSARRASATPRRLPYLLIAPAALLMLGFIAYPVISVFYYSLQHYNPTKPWRNGFAGFDNFVHAFTEDPLFWDTLVFSAKWVIVEVSLQLLFGLALALIVNQTFVGRAIGRALVFSPWAVSGVLTSAIWVLLYNSQTGITRYLADMGIGEYGTSWLSDTSTVFSAAIVADLWRGVPFFAILILADLQSISKDLYEAAEVDGASRIRQFVHITLPHLKDAIILSTLLRAVWEFNNVDLLYTLTGGGPAGVTTTLPLYIANTSVDAHNFGYASALTTVAFVILLFCSMVYLRLSKFGGESK